Below is a genomic region from Spirosoma radiotolerans.
AAGGTGTTTCCGTTGGAGCAGGTGGCCGAAGCTCACCGCGAAAGTCAAACCTGGCATGTTCGAGGCAAATTGATTCTGGAAGTACGCCAGGAATAACAGACACTATGAAGCATTTTAAAACGATCAGCGAGTTTCATACTTTCAGAAATCTGCCTAAACCGCTGCATCCGCTGATCAGTCTCATCCATGTTGATCATGTGAAGCAATTACATCACGACGAACCGACGAGTCTGGTGTTTGATTTCTATAGCATTGCTCTAAAACGAGTATCTAATATAAAGATGAAATACGGGCAGCAATCCTTTGATTTTAATGAAGGTATTCTGTCGTTTATGGCGCCTGGACAGGTTATCAGCCTTGACCTTGTGAATACCGATGATGAAGTCAACCAATCAGGATGGGTGTTAAACATCCATCCTGATTTCCTGTGGAATACGCCCCTGGCTAAAACCATCAGGCATTACGATTTCTGGAGTTACACCTTGCATGAAGCCTTGTTTCTGTCGGCAAAAGAAGAAGCCATGCTCAACAACATTAGTGAAACTATTGAGCAGGAATACCACGCTACCATTGACCGCTTCAGCAAGCAGATCATTATCTCACAACTGGAAACGTTGCTCAATTATTCCGATCGGTTTTATCATCGCCAATTCATTACCAGAGAAAAGGCGAATCATCAGGTGTTGGAACGTTTGGAAGAATTGCTTGATGCTTATTTCGATAATGACTCCTGGGATAAAGGGGGGCTGCCAACGGTTCAGCATATTGCCGGCCAATTGAATCTTTCGCCGAAGTACTTAAGTAATCTGCTACGTACGCTGACCGGTCAAAACACCCAGCAACACATCCATGAAAAACTGATTGAAAAGGCCAAAGAAAAACTTTCAACCACGGACTTATCGGTTGGTGAAATTGCCTACGCATTAGGCTTCGAGCACTTGCCATCGTTCAGTAAATTGTTCAAGACAAAAACGAATCAATCGCCTTTGGCATTCAGAGCTTCGTTTAATTGACAGAGATGGGTTTCTGCTGGCAAATGGGCGACGTAGCCTGTTCGTTTAGCCACTTGTTACCTTGTGCTTTATCACATTCGCCAAACTATTGTATAATCAACCACACCTGCCTTAAATAGAAGTCTGGTAAAGTCATGGACCTCTTCTCACTTCACATAACCCGGTCCCATGAGTAGCTGGCCCGGGCGCTGGCCGGTATGCCGGTTATTTTCAACAACGGGCGTGCCGTTCACTAATACCCAGGAAATACCCGTGGTGTAAGCATGAGGCTGGTCGTAGGTCGCTTTATCGGAAACTGTTTTTTCATCAAACAGGACGATATCGGCGGCATAACCTGGCCGGAGTAGCCCCCGATCTGTGAGCTTAAATCGCTGCGCGGGTAAGGAAGTCATACGCCGAATGGCTTCTTCCAGGGGAATAACATGCCGCTCGCGTACATAACGGCCTAATACACGGGCATTGGTGCCATAGGCACGAGGGTGCGGCATGCCCGACCCCAGTTTAGCCACTCCGGCGTCCGACGCGATCATAGTATTTGGGTAGCGCATAATGGTTTCGACATCCGTCTCCGACATGGTGTGGTATACCATCTGTATTCGTTTCAGGTTGGCGCGCTCCATCAACTCCATAATGAGATCGGCTTCCGTGGCTGCGGAATTCTTCCGGCCCAACTTCTGATTGATGGCGCTAATGCTCATTCCGTTGAAACTGGAATCGGGTTTATAGCTGGCAACCACGGCATATTCATAGTTCTTACGCAGGTTTTTCGCCAGACCATCCAGCATCTCAGCCCTGATTTTAGCACGGGAAACAGGATTCCTAAACCGGGCTAGCACCGCAGAATCGCCGTCGGCCAGCGCCCAGGAAGGAACAATACTCTCCAGCGACGTGCTGGAGGCCGTATAAGGATACTGGTCAACGGTCACATCGAGCCCCTCGCGACGAGCCGCTTCTACAAGTTCAACGGTCTCGGTGCTTTTCCCCCAGAGCGGTTTACTAGCGACTTTAAAATGCGATATCTCGACGGGAATCTTAGCTTCCCGACTAATCAGAATCGCTTCTTCAACCGCCTGTTTGACGTTCTGTCCCTCGTTGCGGATATGCGACGCGTAAACTCCGCCATAGCGCGAGACCATTTTGGCCAGATTGACCACTTCGGGTGTTCGGGCATAGGTGCCTGGGGTGTAAATTAGCCCCGTTGACAAGCCTACGGCCCCATCTTTCATTGCCTGCTCCACCCGGCTTTCCATCTCGGTTTGCTCGCGGGCGGTTGGCTCACGAAACGCCATTTTCATCACGTTCATCCGCACGGTATTATGCCCGATCAGCGACCCCAAATTCACCGAAATACCCTGCATTCGAAGGGTGTCGAAATACGTACGGAGATTCGTGCTTGAGCCCCCGCAATTGCCCGTGATCATCGTGGTTACACCGTCGAATATGAAATTGGGAGCGCCGGGCTGAGCTTCCAGACTGCCTTCTACATGGGTGTGTACATCAATAAAACCAGGAGCAACAATGAGCCCGGTGGCATCAATGGTCCGTTTGGCATCGGTTGGCGCGAAGGTACCTAGTCGAACAATTCGGCCATTCTGAACCGCTACATCGGCGTATATCCAGGGGTTACCCGTCCCGTCGACGACACGACCATTTTTGATAATAAGATCATACGGCTGAGCATATATTAGACCGGAGACGAAAAACCATACGAAAAGAAGCAGGAAACGATAATGCATTGATTGTCTGGCGAGGTTGTATAAAAGATAAATCGGTTATCAATGTGGCTGTTTTTCAGGTGAAAACAAAACCACTCTAACCTAATGTAGTGGAAATTTTGCAGCTGTACGAAGCACTCACCAGGCCAAAACTAGCTATCGCACAGCCTCGCCGGAAGAGCGATTATAAATTTTGGTTTTCGAAAAGAGTCAACTCCGATATAATTGGGCACCCAGAAAGCGATCGTACACCAGCCATTCGGAAAACTGGGTGTGTGATCGATAAGCCTGCTCAACAGACGGCCATCTGGCATAGGCACCTCAGTTGTTGGTTGCAATCCCGCGTGGTTTTTCGGTACTTAGCCACTTGTACCGAATTAGCCCGGCTATGAATCAAATTTTGTCCCTGCTCCTGCTGGGTATGTCGTTGAGCAGCGTTGCGCAGCCAGCCAAGCCTATTTTCCCAACGCCCCTAAGCCCACGTCTGGCCAACTACCAGATTGACGTGACGCTGGACCCCGTTTCCAAGAAAATTAACGGCCGCGAAACGCTGACCTGGCGTAACCCTTCCAACGATGTTATCCGGGAGTTGCAGTTTCACCTCTACCTGAACGCGTTTCGCAATGAGAGATCAACCTTCATGCGGGAGTCGGGCGGGCAGTTGCGGGGTGCTGTGATTGACCGAAATGCGAAAGAAAATCCGTATGGCTCCATCGATATTGTTTCGATGAGCAGGCGCAGTGGCCAGTCGGCGGGGAACGCGCCGGGCACATCGGAGCCGCTGGCTTACCAGTTTATTCAGCCCGACGACCAGGCAGCCGGGACCCAAAACAAAGACGATCATACGGTTATTCGGGTACCATTGAGCAAGCCCGTTGGACCGGGCGAGACCGTAGTTCTTGACATTGCCTTTCAAGCTAAGCTCCCCAAAATATTCGCCCGCACCGGTTTTAGCCGGGATTTTTTCCTGGTAGGACAGTGGTTTCCTAAAATTGGGGTTTACGAACCCGCCGGAACCCGGTATGCGAAAGTAGGCCAGTGGAACTGCCACCAGTTTCACGCTAATTCTGAGTTCTATGCCGATTACGGCGTTTACGATGTGAACATCACCACACCCAAAGCGTATTGGGTAAGTGCCACGGGCTTGTATCAGTCCGAGAAACTGCATAGCAACGGGACCAAAACGATTCTGTACCATGCCGAAGATGTCGTTGATTTTGCCTGGACAGCCTCGCCCCATTTCAAGGTTATTGAAGACAAGTGGAAACGCCCCGATGGTGGTTTTGTCAGTCTGGAACTGGTGATGCAGCCGGAACACGCCCACCAGGCGCAGCGACATCTTGATGCGATTAAAGCGGCATTAGCCTATTTTGACAAACACCTGGGCAAATACCCGTTCCCGAATCTGACCATCGTTGACCCGCCATTCCATGCGCAGGGTTCCTTCGGCATGGAGTATCCCACGTTTATTACCGCCGGAAGCGCCTGGTTCCTGCCGGCCGGCGCACGGTTTCCGGAGGAGGTGACCATTCATGAATTTGGGCATCAGTACTTTATGCAGTTACTGGCAACCAACGAGTTTGAAGAAGCCTGGCTCGACGAGGGTTTCAACCAATATTATGAAGGGCGGATTATGGACGCTACTTATGGCGCTCGCTCCTCGCAGATCGACTTGTTGGGTTTTGGAATGGGCGACCTGGAAAGCTCGCGGGATAGCTATGTGCATCAGGATAACCCGGCCATTGGATCGTCATTTGGCAATACCTGGCAATTGCCTGAAGGGCAATATGGCGTGCTGACCTACTCCAAAACGGCCACCTGGCTACGGACGCTCGAAGGCCTGGCCGGTCGGCCGGTGATGGACGAAATCATGCAGACGTATTTTAACCGGTGGAAATTTAAACACCCCGACGGCCAGAACTTCATCGACATCGTGAATGAACTTGTGCCTAAGCGCCTGGGCACTAAATATGGCCCTGATATGAACTGGTTTTTCGATCAGGTCTTATATGGCGACAAGGTGATTGATTACGAACTTATTTCGTTAAAAAACAGAACCCAGGCTGGCCGGAAACAGAGTGTCATCACGGTCCAACGCAACGGCGACGGAACAATGCCCGTTGATGTGCTGGTGCATTTTGACAATGGGCGTGAGCTACTGTTGTTCTGGGACGGCAAGGGCCGTCAACGCCAGTTTACTGTAACTGAAAATGCTAAAGCAGTGTGGGCCAATGTCGATCCGAAACAGAGGATTTACATGGATACCAACCTGAATAACAATAGTTTAACTTTAACGCCATCTTCAGCCCCAGCGGCTAAATTTGCCACTAAATTTTTGTTCTGGATCGAAAACTGGATGCAATGGCTGGCCTGGCTGGCGTAGTGTTACAAGCTATATTTTTAACGATAATGACCTTCGCTGAAATAACTAACCTCCTTTCGCTACACTTCGGGCCTGATACCGTAGTAGACAACACCCAGAATCTGCAGCCTTATCTGACGGTCCCAACTGGTCAACTAGTCGATATTTGCCAGTTCTTGCGTGATGACGAACGACTCTTTTTCGACCTGCTGGCTTGTATTACAGCCATCGATAATGGGGCGCAGGCCAACACCATGGAAGTTATTTATAACCTTACGTCCATTCCTTACGAGCACAACCTGATGCTCAAGGTAGTGGTGCCACGCACAACGAGTGGTGCAAAACTACCCGTTGTGCCCAGTGTAGCCCATGTCTGGCGAACCGCCGACTGGCACGAGCGGGAAGCGTTCGACCTGGTTGGTATTCAGTTTGAAGGCCATCCCGATCTACGCCGGATTTTGCTACCCACCGATTGGATTGGCCATCCACTTCGCACCGATTATCAGGAAGAAGAGCAATACCATGGAATAAAAACAAAATAAGCTGTCGACATTTCAGCGCATTTGTTGACTGTTTTCGGTTTTCGGTTGTTATTGCTCTATCTGTATGCCTAAACCAATGAAAAATCTTTCCCGGCCCTTTTGTAGTGGATTGTTAAGTACGCTCCTGTTCATTTCTTTTCTAAGCCCTGCCCAAACCGACTCGGTTATCGTGACGGGCCGAATTCGAAATCTGTCGGCCCGGCTGTACCGGGAGTCGCCTACGGTTTTGGTGAGCCGCAATAACATTCTGCAGGCCAGCCGTGAGCTGGTTCGTCCGGCTCCCCTGGCTGTCGATGGCACCTTTCGGGTATCGCTGCCGCTTACTTATTCGCAGGAGGAAATGTATTTTAACTACGGACGCATATCAACGGCGTTTCTGGCCGCACCCGGCGCTCTAACGATTGACCTAGATGCAGACTCGCTGTTTACGGCAGCCGTTCCCTTTCGATTTGGGGGTGTCAACGCCCAGGTGAACAGTCAGTTTGCCCGCTACAAAGCTTTTGAAGCGGCTTTTCCCGATAAGCCGGACGGCAAGAAACTCACGACACAAGTAGCTAGTTTGTCCAGCGAACGAGCGCTTGAGGTGCTCACCAAAGCCTATCAGGCACCTTTTGTGGCCTTTAGTCGAAAAGAAAAAGCGTTTCCGCTGGTTTCCCGCTGGATCACGTCGAGCAATCGTTACAATGCAGCCGCCTTCTTGTATGACAAAGCCGCTTATGAAGCCGAAAAGATCCCGGTTTCGCTGACGGATTCGCTCCGTCCGGCCAATGATAATATACTGACCGCAGCCCGTACTTCGGCCATGAATCGCTTCGCCAGCTACGCCACCCAACGCGTGATGACGGAGTCAACGAATAGTCGCTCGAACGGGCTTACGGTGCGCGCGTTGTCAATTTTGCTGGAACGGTATGGCAAGAATCTGACGGCCGATGAACGCCTTCGGCTTAGCGATTATGCGCTGGCAAACTCGGCTAAATCATCGGATTTAAAGTTTTTCGATGGCCTGATCAAACGGAGTCCCGATACACTTCAGCGGCTGGTCAATTACGAAACCTTGATTCAGCGCAGTATCCGGCAATTCGATAGTTTGGCGGTAAACTACATTGCCGCCTACTGGTTAGCGACTTCCCTGCCTGGTCTAACGCTCAATTTTGCCGAGCTGCTGTACGACTATGGTCGTCCGCAGGTAAAAGACCCCGCTTTGGCACAATCACTCGACGAGTTGTATCGGCTTGAAGTGAAAGACAGTACCCGCATCCGGGCAGCTATCGAAACGCTGAAAAAAGCCGGCAATACGGCCTCTTCGTTAGAAATTTCACCCGGCGTTTTCGTCACAAAATCGACGCTTGCCGGTGGCTTTTCGCTT
It encodes:
- a CDS encoding helix-turn-helix domain-containing protein, which translates into the protein MKHFKTISEFHTFRNLPKPLHPLISLIHVDHVKQLHHDEPTSLVFDFYSIALKRVSNIKMKYGQQSFDFNEGILSFMAPGQVISLDLVNTDDEVNQSGWVLNIHPDFLWNTPLAKTIRHYDFWSYTLHEALFLSAKEEAMLNNISETIEQEYHATIDRFSKQIIISQLETLLNYSDRFYHRQFITREKANHQVLERLEELLDAYFDNDSWDKGGLPTVQHIAGQLNLSPKYLSNLLRTLTGQNTQQHIHEKLIEKAKEKLSTTDLSVGEIAYALGFEHLPSFSKLFKTKTNQSPLAFRASFN
- a CDS encoding N-acyl-D-amino-acid deacylase family protein, with the translated sequence MHYRFLLLFVWFFVSGLIYAQPYDLIIKNGRVVDGTGNPWIYADVAVQNGRIVRLGTFAPTDAKRTIDATGLIVAPGFIDVHTHVEGSLEAQPGAPNFIFDGVTTMITGNCGGSSTNLRTYFDTLRMQGISVNLGSLIGHNTVRMNVMKMAFREPTAREQTEMESRVEQAMKDGAVGLSTGLIYTPGTYARTPEVVNLAKMVSRYGGVYASHIRNEGQNVKQAVEEAILISREAKIPVEISHFKVASKPLWGKSTETVELVEAARREGLDVTVDQYPYTASSTSLESIVPSWALADGDSAVLARFRNPVSRAKIRAEMLDGLAKNLRKNYEYAVVASYKPDSSFNGMSISAINQKLGRKNSAATEADLIMELMERANLKRIQMVYHTMSETDVETIMRYPNTMIASDAGVAKLGSGMPHPRAYGTNARVLGRYVRERHVIPLEEAIRRMTSLPAQRFKLTDRGLLRPGYAADIVLFDEKTVSDKATYDQPHAYTTGISWVLVNGTPVVENNRHTGQRPGQLLMGPGYVK
- a CDS encoding M1 family metallopeptidase, producing the protein MNQILSLLLLGMSLSSVAQPAKPIFPTPLSPRLANYQIDVTLDPVSKKINGRETLTWRNPSNDVIRELQFHLYLNAFRNERSTFMRESGGQLRGAVIDRNAKENPYGSIDIVSMSRRSGQSAGNAPGTSEPLAYQFIQPDDQAAGTQNKDDHTVIRVPLSKPVGPGETVVLDIAFQAKLPKIFARTGFSRDFFLVGQWFPKIGVYEPAGTRYAKVGQWNCHQFHANSEFYADYGVYDVNITTPKAYWVSATGLYQSEKLHSNGTKTILYHAEDVVDFAWTASPHFKVIEDKWKRPDGGFVSLELVMQPEHAHQAQRHLDAIKAALAYFDKHLGKYPFPNLTIVDPPFHAQGSFGMEYPTFITAGSAWFLPAGARFPEEVTIHEFGHQYFMQLLATNEFEEAWLDEGFNQYYEGRIMDATYGARSSQIDLLGFGMGDLESSRDSYVHQDNPAIGSSFGNTWQLPEGQYGVLTYSKTATWLRTLEGLAGRPVMDEIMQTYFNRWKFKHPDGQNFIDIVNELVPKRLGTKYGPDMNWFFDQVLYGDKVIDYELISLKNRTQAGRKQSVITVQRNGDGTMPVDVLVHFDNGRELLLFWDGKGRQRQFTVTENAKAVWANVDPKQRIYMDTNLNNNSLTLTPSSAPAAKFATKFLFWIENWMQWLAWLA
- a CDS encoding NADH-quinone oxidoreductase subunit C, coding for MTFAEITNLLSLHFGPDTVVDNTQNLQPYLTVPTGQLVDICQFLRDDERLFFDLLACITAIDNGAQANTMEVIYNLTSIPYEHNLMLKVVVPRTTSGAKLPVVPSVAHVWRTADWHEREAFDLVGIQFEGHPDLRRILLPTDWIGHPLRTDYQEEEQYHGIKTK